The segment ATGATCGATCGTGGTATTCCCCGTCATGATTACAAGATCAAAGATGCTGATGGTAATGAAATAGGTAAAGTAACCAGCGGCACTCAATCACCTTCGTTACAAAAAGCAATCGGGCTTGGTTATGTAGCAACAGCTCATGCAAATTTTGATTCTGAGATCTACGTAGAAGTGCGTGATAAACTGCTGAAAGCAAAAGTGGTGAAGATCCCTTTCCTCTAAAAACGCTGCGTAAACGTAAAAGGCATTATTCTTGCTGCAAAATAGCAGCCGATGAGTCACCAACTAAATAGGTGACTCATCGTTTTTTAAAACCCTCTTCTATGCCATCCATTCACGTTACCACATTTATTGCCGCACCCATTGATCGTGTGTTTGATTTAAGCCGACACATTGGTTTGCATAAAATTTCTCAACAGGATAATAACGAAGAGGCTGTTGGAGGCGTTACATCCGGTTTGATTAAACAGGGCGAGTCTGTTACATGGAAAGCAAAGCATTTGTTTAAAACCAGATTCATGACGGTGAAGATCACCGAGATGAAAGGCCCTGATTATTTTGAAGATGTAATGGAGAAAGGTGATTTTGTTTCCTACGCACACAAACATCATTTCAAAGCAGTGAACAACGGCACCATCATGATCGATCAGGTTGAGTTTGAAGCGCCTTATGGTTCCGCCGGAAAACTCTTCAGCCGTATTTATCTCACCGGTTATATGAAACTACTTATCGAGAAACGAAACAATACGATTCGTGAGTATGCGGAAAGCACGAAGTGGCAGGCTTTACTATAATATTACCCTTATTTTCTTCTTTTGATCTTGTTGTTTTTTGTACAAATAATCTTTATTGGTTATACTTGTAGATAAATCGTATCCTGATGAAACCAGCAAGCATGCGCCTCCTGCTTATTGCGTTGTCGTTCTCCTGTTCCATTCCTCAACTATTGTCACAATGTTTGATGGTCCCTGTCTCATTACAGGAAAGAGTATCGTCTGCTGATGTTGTGATCACCGGTGTTGTTACAGAAAAAGAAAGTTTTATTGATTCAAATACTATGCAGGTTTACACCGTCAACAAGATCAGTGTAAATGCATGGCTTAAAAACTCACGTGCATTACCAACAGTTTATGTTATTACCGAAGGTGGTGTTTATAAAAACCGTTCGACTGTTGTTTATCCTTCACTTCAATTGCAACAAAACACAAACTATGTTTTGTTCCTGCAAACTGCAGCAACTAAAAAGCAAAGCAAACAATTGCTGAAGAAAAATCCGAACGCCTTTCAAACAATACCTTATGCCGGTGCGCAGGGTGCAATTATTCAGCAACAGAATTTGTTTATTGATGCGGTGCAAAACCAAAAGATGACAGAAACGGAATTACTCAATCGCATAAAACAGGTAAGTAAAACAGATGCACTAACGCCGGAAGGAAAAAAATACAATCCGGTTATTGCTAACCCTCTTGCAAACAGAACAATGGCGATTACTTCATTTTCACCGGGTACATCTAGAGCAGGAACTGTTGTTGCAGGCGATCAGATAACCATCAATGGAAGTGGCTTTGGTGCAGGCGCCGGAACTGTTTATTTCACCAATGCAAATGATGGTGGTGCTACATTCATTGCATCATCACAACCAAGCGATATCATTTCCTGGAGCGATAACAGCATTACCGTGAAAGTGCCTTCATCAGCTGGTACCGGACCGATCAATGTAAACGGCAGTACTACTTCTGCATCAAGTTTAAATGTGCAATACAGTCATATCGATATCAACAATGATTTTTTTGGTTTTGCATCAGCAACACGTCAACGTTATTACCTCCGTAACCTGGATGGTATAGGTGGATATACATTTCAGTTCAATACGGGTTTTGCAAGTAACACGGCAGCCGTTGCTGCGTTCAACCGTTCCCTGATAAGCTGGCGTTGTGCTACAGGTGTTGGCTTTCGTGCCAGCGGTACAACCTCCGTTGCAACTTCTGCTTATGATGGTGTGAATACTGTTTACTTCAATTCATCACTTCCTTCAGGAACACTTGGCGTGTGCACCAGCAATTTTGATGCGGCTGCAAATGGCGGCTGCAATCAAAACAATACAGTATGGTGGCTGGCCGATATGGATATTCAATTCAGGGATATTCCTGTAACTGGTTTCAACTGGCAATTTGGCCCCTTGTCTCCAACAGGTTCTGAATTTGATTTTGAATCGGTGGCTTTGCACGAACTTGGTCATGCGCATGGTTTAGGTCATGTAATTGCTCCCGGTAACGTCATGCATTATGCGCTTGCAAACGGAATTGTTTCAAGATCATTAAGTGCGAATGATATTGCAGGAGGAAATGATAAGATTGCTTACTCAAGCGTTGCTACCTGTTTTAATCCTGCAGGTTCAGGCACCGAAATGCAAACCGTTGCTGCAGGCAGTTGTGTTACATTACCCATTACCCTTGGTGAATTAAAAGCCAAACGTATGACCAACGGTTTAGTTCAACTGGACTGGAATACCATCCAGGAATTGAATAACGATGGTTTTATTGTTGAGCGTGGTGAAACAGCTCAACGTTTTCAACGCATTGGTTTTGTAAAAGGTAAAGAGTTTTCGCTGGAGCCGCAGAAATATAACTTCCCTGATAAGAGTGCAGGGCCTTACGGTTGGTATTACCGTTTAATTCAACAGGATCTGGATAATCACCAGGTGAGTTCATCTATTGTGTTTGTAAAAGGCGAAGAGAGCAAACAATGGAAAGTGTGGAGCAGTGAAGATGGAAACAGTCTTTCGTTGTACAAAAAGGAATCACAAAACAAGAAAGTGCAGTTCCTGTTGTTTGATGCCATGGGGCAACTCATCTTCAACACAACCGTAACCAACGGCAAAGCACAGTTCAGCTTCTCACATCTGCGGAAAGGCTATTACAGCTATCGTGTTGTTGATGCAGAGCAAACAATTTCAGGAAAGTTGGTGCTTGGTAATTGATCGATCAAAAAATCAGAACAATCATACCTGAAAGAGCAGCATTCACTGCTCTTTCTTATTTTTGCGCCTCATGGCAAACAATAAACCCACACTTTATACCTGTCTTTCTCCCGCATTATTACATTTATATGATCTGCGAAATGCAGTGGTGGTGATCATTGATGTGTTTCGTGCAACATCCACCATTGCATCAGCTTTGCACAATGGTGCACAATGTGTAATTCCTGTTGATGAAGTAGCCAAAGCAATTGCACTCAGCAAAAATATTGAAGGCAGCATTGCAGCAGGCGAACGTGATGGACAAATTGCCGAAGGATTACAACACGGTAATTCACCTCTTGAATATGATCGTGATTTTATCGGCAACAGAACATTGGTGCTTACAACAACAAACGGTACACGTTTATTGCAGATGGCACTGGATAACGAAGCCGATACCATCATCACCGGTTCGTTTCCCAACTTAAGTGCCGTGTGTGATTTTCTCATCAAACAAAATAAGAATGTAGTACTTGGTTGTGCCGGCTGGAAAGATCGTTACAATTTAGAAGACACCTTGTTTGCCGGCGCTGTTATCAGTCGCATCAAAGAAAACTTCACCATTCATTGCGACAGTTCTCTCTCTGCAGAAATACAGTATGATTTAGCAAAGGATGATCTGCATGGTTTTGCACCAAAGCTCACACATTATCATCGGTTGGTTGATCGTTTTGGTTTGATCGAAGACATCCGTTTTTGTATGACGCCTGATATTGCAAATGTATTGCCGTTGTATAAAGAAGGAATGTTGTTGAAGGGTTAAACCAATTGGCAATGAGCAATAGACAATAAGCAATTGGGCAAAATCCATCTGCGTTCATTTGTGGCTTTCTCTATTATTCATTCGTGCAGATTCGTGTAATTCGTGGCCCTTTTCGCAAAAACAAAACCTGTAAAGATAAGAACCTTTTCCTGTTCAGCAATCACATCATAGCTGTTGATATTTCTTTCCTTTTTTAACGGGAAATGTGCATTTAAAGCCTTTACTTTTGCAGATTGGCCTTTTCTCAACTCTTTGAGTTTTTTGTGAAGTGCCGCTATTGAAAATTGTAAAACTTTTATCGCTTGGCTTTACCACATCTGTTGAAGTTCGCTTATAATCACGGTACCGAAGAAGTGATCCGTAGAGGGAAAAAAATTCATGCCATCGGTTTTGCGGAACTGGTAGAACATGATGAACTCATGGGTACAGTTGTGTTTCGTGTGCGTGACGATTCTTACTCTACTTTCTACAAAGTATATATCCAGAAGTACAAAGATGCCAACGCTATGAACGTGCGTTGCAGTTGCCCGTACAACCTGGGTGATATCTGCCGCCACGAAGTAGCTTCGCTCTTTCAGTTGCAGGATCTGATCGATAAAAATATTCTTGGTCTCAAAGATCTGCAATACGATCAGCGCCACACCGTGGTGAAGATGAAAAACATTGAGCTCAAGACCATCCGCACACTTACAGCGGCAGCTGCCTTGGATGATGCTGAAGTTTTTTTACGCAGCAACAAAGCATCCATTCTTTCAGCAAAAGATGAATGTGTAAGAGCTGAGCTGCAGATGAACGGTGAAACATGGCCGGTAACCATTCAGAAAAACGACGAACGCAATTTCGATACGTCCTGTACCTGTGCAGAAAATGCACATGCCATTTGCGAACACAAAGCCATTGTGTTTATGCAATTGCTCAATGCACATGGACCCATGTACTTCGACAGTATCCGCAATATGGATAAAGAAAAAGGAAAGCTGTTGGGCATTTATGGTTATTCGCTCACCGATAACTGGCAGGAAAAATTTGAATTTATATATAAAGATGGAAAACCGTTTCTCCGTGTACTTGATCCCGGTGTAAAACGTGTTGAACCATCTACCTTAAAAAAACCGGAGCCTGTTGCTGCTGTTGCTGTTAGTAACGAAACAGAAACAGAAGTTGAAACAGCAGAGGAAGTAAAACAATCTGTACGATTGGGTGTGGTGTTCAATAACAACACGAAGCAATTTCCTTATTTCAGTATTGAAGTTGTAAAAGGTGAAGTGGATGAAGAAGGAAATGAGTTTACAGGCACTGTTGAAAAATTAGACGTCAGTAAGTTTATTGAAACAGAAGATCTTTCGGAAAATGATAAACTGTTGTTACAACTATTGCGTCGCCTGCAGCCCGCAGAGATCAGCAAGTTCGTCAACCGCAACTCACCTTTCTCCGGCATTTGGGAAAATATTATTCACCACGAAGAAGATGATCTTCCCGAAGACACAAAGACACTGATGCTGGAGTATTTATTACCACGCATTCAAAAATTATTTGCAGAAACAAATTCGCCGGTATTACTCTTGCCAAAAGGAAAAGAATTCAAAACAAAAAATCTCGTACACATATCCACTTCGGGCACATTCCTGAAGCCATTCTTTGAACTGAAACAGCAAAAGAACAAATGGGAGTGGAGTTGCAAAGTAAAGATCAACAGTGTGGCAATGGATGTGCATGAGAATGATTGGAACAGTCCGCTCATCTTCTTATTCAATAACGAAGCACGCACCTGGGAAAAACAGGAAGATGCACAGCTGGTGATCGATTTTGCATCAACCAAAAACCGAATGATCAGTAACGGTGATCTTTCTACGTTCCTTGAAAAAGAAGCACTGAAGATTGCCCGTGATTATCATGTTGATTTCGACCAGGCATTGATCAAAGAAGTAAAATCAGGCGAACCCGATATCACGTTACAACTACAGGAGCGTGGCGATTACCTGGTGATGGTGCCGACATTCAGTTACAAAGGCTATAAAGTTCGCACAACAGATAAAGATGAAATTATTTTACCCGGTGAAGATGGATTGATCATTGTAAGCCGTAACCGTGAAAAAGAAAATGAGTTCATAGAGAAGGTAGAAAAACTGCATTCTCAATTCATCAAACCTGAAGGTGGCGCACAACTCGCATTGAAAGGTGCAGAAGTATTAAAGAACAACTGGTTCTTTTTGTTTGTGGATGCCATGAAGGAAATGAAAGTACCGGTTGAAGGTTGGGAAGTACTGAAAAATTTCCGTTTCAATACTGCTAAACCAAAAACAGAAATTTACATCAGCAATGGTGTTGATTGGTTTGATGCAAAAGTGAAAGTAGTATTTGGCGATCAGAGTGTGAGTATTGCGGAAGTAAAGAAAGCACTGGCGAACAAGCAATCATTGGTGCAGTTACAGGATGGCACCTTGGGTGTGTTACCCGAAGAATGGATCAAGCGTTATTCCATGCTTTTCCGTGTGGGAGAAAACAAACAGGATCAACTTCGTTTATCAAAATATCACATCAGTGTCATTGATGAGTTGTATGAAAACAGGAACGAAGAAGAGTTGATGATCCAGCTCGAAGAGAAGTATGAACGCCTGCGTGAATTCAAACACATTAAAAAAGTTGATCCG is part of the Lacibacter sediminis genome and harbors:
- a CDS encoding SRPBCC family protein; the encoded protein is MPSIHVTTFIAAPIDRVFDLSRHIGLHKISQQDNNEEAVGGVTSGLIKQGESVTWKAKHLFKTRFMTVKITEMKGPDYFEDVMEKGDFVSYAHKHHFKAVNNGTIMIDQVEFEAPYGSAGKLFSRIYLTGYMKLLIEKRNNTIREYAESTKWQALL
- a CDS encoding matrixin family metalloprotease, with product MKPASMRLLLIALSFSCSIPQLLSQCLMVPVSLQERVSSADVVITGVVTEKESFIDSNTMQVYTVNKISVNAWLKNSRALPTVYVITEGGVYKNRSTVVYPSLQLQQNTNYVLFLQTAATKKQSKQLLKKNPNAFQTIPYAGAQGAIIQQQNLFIDAVQNQKMTETELLNRIKQVSKTDALTPEGKKYNPVIANPLANRTMAITSFSPGTSRAGTVVAGDQITINGSGFGAGAGTVYFTNANDGGATFIASSQPSDIISWSDNSITVKVPSSAGTGPINVNGSTTSASSLNVQYSHIDINNDFFGFASATRQRYYLRNLDGIGGYTFQFNTGFASNTAAVAAFNRSLISWRCATGVGFRASGTTSVATSAYDGVNTVYFNSSLPSGTLGVCTSNFDAAANGGCNQNNTVWWLADMDIQFRDIPVTGFNWQFGPLSPTGSEFDFESVALHELGHAHGLGHVIAPGNVMHYALANGIVSRSLSANDIAGGNDKIAYSSVATCFNPAGSGTEMQTVAAGSCVTLPITLGELKAKRMTNGLVQLDWNTIQELNNDGFIVERGETAQRFQRIGFVKGKEFSLEPQKYNFPDKSAGPYGWYYRLIQQDLDNHQVSSSIVFVKGEESKQWKVWSSEDGNSLSLYKKESQNKKVQFLLFDAMGQLIFNTTVTNGKAQFSFSHLRKGYYSYRVVDAEQTISGKLVLGN
- a CDS encoding 2-phosphosulfolactate phosphatase, which codes for MANNKPTLYTCLSPALLHLYDLRNAVVVIIDVFRATSTIASALHNGAQCVIPVDEVAKAIALSKNIEGSIAAGERDGQIAEGLQHGNSPLEYDRDFIGNRTLVLTTTNGTRLLQMALDNEADTIITGSFPNLSAVCDFLIKQNKNVVLGCAGWKDRYNLEDTLFAGAVISRIKENFTIHCDSSLSAEIQYDLAKDDLHGFAPKLTHYHRLVDRFGLIEDIRFCMTPDIANVLPLYKEGMLLKG
- a CDS encoding DEAD/DEAH box helicase, coding for MALPHLLKFAYNHGTEEVIRRGKKIHAIGFAELVEHDELMGTVVFRVRDDSYSTFYKVYIQKYKDANAMNVRCSCPYNLGDICRHEVASLFQLQDLIDKNILGLKDLQYDQRHTVVKMKNIELKTIRTLTAAAALDDAEVFLRSNKASILSAKDECVRAELQMNGETWPVTIQKNDERNFDTSCTCAENAHAICEHKAIVFMQLLNAHGPMYFDSIRNMDKEKGKLLGIYGYSLTDNWQEKFEFIYKDGKPFLRVLDPGVKRVEPSTLKKPEPVAAVAVSNETETEVETAEEVKQSVRLGVVFNNNTKQFPYFSIEVVKGEVDEEGNEFTGTVEKLDVSKFIETEDLSENDKLLLQLLRRLQPAEISKFVNRNSPFSGIWENIIHHEEDDLPEDTKTLMLEYLLPRIQKLFAETNSPVLLLPKGKEFKTKNLVHISTSGTFLKPFFELKQQKNKWEWSCKVKINSVAMDVHENDWNSPLIFLFNNEARTWEKQEDAQLVIDFASTKNRMISNGDLSTFLEKEALKIARDYHVDFDQALIKEVKSGEPDITLQLQERGDYLVMVPTFSYKGYKVRTTDKDEIILPGEDGLIIVSRNREKENEFIEKVEKLHSQFIKPEGGAQLALKGAEVLKNNWFFLFVDAMKEMKVPVEGWEVLKNFRFNTAKPKTEIYISNGVDWFDAKVKVVFGDQSVSIAEVKKALANKQSLVQLQDGTLGVLPEEWIKRYSMLFRVGENKQDQLRLSKYHISVIDELYENRNEEELMIQLEEKYERLREFKHIKKVDPPAHLQPILRPYQESGFHWLNFLSEVGWGGILADDMGLGKTIQALSFLQHTHTKNGKLKALVACPTTLMYNWENEIKKFTPSLTYHIHHGAQRNRDKAFFDQFNVVITTYGTLRSDIKLLSEQAFDCVVLDESQAIKNPNSKVAKAACLLKSKHRLCMSGTPLQNNTFDIYAQMNFLNPGMLGTVEHFRNDFATPIDKFGEKEQKDHLRKLLFPFILRRTKEQVAKDLPEKTESILYCEMETEQRKIYDAYRNEYRSKILGTIEEVGIGQSQLTILQGLMKLRQICDSPFILNEAEKLPNHSIKLDELVRELEENMGNHKALVFSQFLGMLALIKEKLEELNIPFVYFDGSTSAADREKAVQDFQNNEETRVFLISLKAGGVGLNLTAADYVYIVDPWWNPAVEQQAIDRTHRIGQTNNIFAYRMICKDTIEDKILQLQERKRSLARDLIADDNGFVKSLSREDVEYLFS